ttcgtcgtgctgcgcgtctctgccttcggcgtcgtctccctctctcagCGCTTCCTCTAGCCCTCTTTGGGTCGGACCCAAGGAAGGCTCCAGCTCCACCCCGCCTTCTGTGCCTGTGGGGAGCAGCTTCAATGCATCTTTACCTGCCTCCTCAcgttcgccgtcttcgctcttCCGCGATACAGacgagagaagacagcgTCGCAATGAATTCCCTACCAACCGAAAAGAGATAGAGGCTGCTAGAAACATGCAGGCGAGACGCATCGATCCCTACTCGTGCGAGGTAAACCGTATCGAAAGAGAGGCGTGGCGggcttcttcggcggccgcagaagccGCATCTGTCGTCCTCACTGCTGCTCGCTGcttgcgccgcgcgtctACTCGACAAAGGGGAGAGCGGCTCGACTGTGAAGTGAGTCCAGCGGagggcgtctctgcggcgaagcCTCCCCAAAATGCCACGTCGCGCATCTCAGTAGAAGCGAACCttttcgcgtcgcctggAGGGGTCGCGCCCCCTGAGGCGTTTTCCGTTCCTTTAAAGAAAAAATCCTCAGTGACCGACTCTGACGACGGCGCCTCTCCTGCCGAGTttccctcgtctccgccttttGAACCGGAGTCATCGCGTCCTCCTacatcttcttcgtctccactGTCTTCTCCACTCAGTTCCTCGTCTCCATACTACCTCAAAGCGCCAGTATACATACGCCCGAGCCCTCCTGAGGCGTCCTCCTTGGACCCATCACCTTCGGCTATGCCTTCGGATTTCCCTCGCGCCGGTTGTTCTGTCGCTTcatctctctcgccttcctctgagTCGCATGCCGCCCTgaccgcctccgccagctgggcttcgcctcctcagtCTCCGGggctcgcgtcttccgcgttgAAGACTGCTTCCGTTTCTGCTTCGCAAGCGACGAATTCAACACACATtctgcgacgaggcggcgcagcgctgacgtcgccgcatgcgccaccTGATCTTCCCCTTCAATCGCGTGGCCCACGTGGTAACCAAATGTGTGAGGACGACGCTTCGAACGCGTCCCCTCCCTGTCGCCATCgcatcgccttcgcctcttcggcaAGCGCGTCGTCAGCTGAGAGTGACCTCCCGGCTCCTGCGCGGACACATGCGAATCGGTGTTCGTGCACTGTAAAGCTTTCCGCGGCTCCCTCGATGTTCAGTGCGACGGCGTCGActtgcgcgtcgctctcagTGTCAAGTGCGTCTCTGTCTCACGCGCCGCGGAAACCCAACGAACGCGCCTCGAGAGGCCCGAACTCGCGAGCGCTGCCCGTGGGCCACACAAAAGAGCGAAGAAACAGCAAGCGAGGGGGGAGCAGAAACCACGTGGAAACGAAGAgatgcgaggaggcgagcgagcccTCCCACGAAAGGAGAAGGGCGCTCGAGGGAGAGAATGAGGAAAGGAAATCTGCTGCTTGCAACCCGTCGTCGGCAGGAATGAGCCAGGGGTGCCCGAGCACAACGGCAGCGAAACGAAAAGAGATTGAATCGTTCTACCTCGAAGCAAATCTTGCTGAGGAACCTGCGAACTACGACTGTCGCGCAAGAGgtgagccgcgccgcccgacgaGCTCGCAGGACTGCCAGCCTCTTTCCTTACAACGCCGAGCTTTGCCGGCGACCCAGAATCGAGAGCGAGTCGAGACGCCTGCGGGAGCAGACAGAAAGGCGCGCAGGATGGCGGACGCAGCGCAAGCAACCGGAGGCAATGTGAAGCCACGACGAACGAGCCGGGAACGGACAGCTGAGGAGCTCTACGGATTCATGTACGTGATCTACGTGGAAAGGCTGAAGACGAAGATGAACCATGCAGCGGAAGAGGGCAAAGCAAAGAGCCGGAACCACAGCCACGGAGAcacggagaaggcgagtcctgacgcgcggcgctcgtctcGCTTCTCTGAACGCCGCGATAGAAAAGCTTCGTGTCGcagggagagcgagaaaggccgcatgcagacgctCCAACTCGTCGCTACGACCAAGAGTCTGGGTATGCTCTCATTCGTTGGAGCTTGATCGCTGACTCCGTCAACAAAGGCGGATGCTGCGCACGCCCTCGAATCGCTAGAGTCCCCCTGACTTTCGCATGCAGTGTCGTGGTGATATGCGGGTTTATGCGCACCACGACGGCCGAGAAAGGCTGGCTGCGGTGTCCTCATCTGGACGGTGACGCTGGAAGGCAGCCAGAGGCCAGACGGAACGAGAGAACAACAAGGGCGCAGGGGTCATCTcgccacgcgcagacgcggagcgaGTGGATCTGGCCGCCTGACGCAGGCCCCTGCGTCTGTTCGCTGCTCCgctgggggggagggggcagGGCACCTTCCCTTGTCACACCTTCCGCAGCTCGTGCTTCCTCTGGTGTGTCATTTTTCAGGACTAGAGGTCGCCGTCGCAAGCTGCGCTCTCGAGACTGTCCCTGGGCGTCTCTCTAGCCGCGTGCCTGCGGACGAACCGCGTGCGAAGCCGGCTTCAGTCGAAACGCGGTTTGCGAGCTTCCTCGTTGTGCCAGGAAGAGGCTCTGAGCCTGCGGACGTCGGGGGAAATCTGAAGCGAGCCAGCGCGCGCCCCCTGCGCCCAGCGGACGTCACGCTCTGCCTTGAGATCCTCGACGTAGGCGATGTCGCTGCACTCGCTTAGACCGAAACGCGGCAGATCACACGAGGCTTGCGAAGATGATGCAGAAGTGAAAACTGAATTCATAGAGGTGCCGGGGAAGCCGCGGCAAGTCACTACTCGTCTGAGAGCCCTCTGCAGCACGTTTTGGGATACTCGGGGCCTGGAAGCCCTCCTCTGGTGGTGCGAGCCTATGTCACATCAAAATCGCTCATTTTGTCcactatatatatgtatacatgagTATTATGTATGCAGTACTCCGGCCTAAAACCATGGAAAAGTGCTGCTAGAGGCGTCTGCTCCCGTGTTcgtggctgcggcagctctcACGGCAACCGGGCCTACACGCTTGCGTCCTCTGTGGGCTTCtaggcagctgcgcgcgcgtcgtctgcctcctttCCATCCGCTGCTCCTCGGCCTGTGTCGCGATTCCCGCTCCTGCCACACAATGTCAATCCTCAAGGTGATTTCGCTGCTAACCTCTGCTGAATGCAGTGTCAAACCGTATCATGATCGCGTCCgactcgccctccgcagggGCGCGCTTATCGATGTTTAGAAGCCTTTTTTCGTCCCCCTTCGTTCTTCGTTCTCTATCAGGCGCAACGCATCCCCCTCATCCGAggcgtccttcgccttccaggctccggcgcctctgAGCACTTTTTCAAACATCGAGGTGAGACGCGCTATCCACGAGTCTTTGTTCTCGCCAGGCATATCGGATGCACGCTCGTTAATCCTTGCCCCCCTCTCTTTGTGTCCGTCGTTCTCGCATGCGGCGTTACGTTTTCCCGCAACACCCGCatcgtcttccgcttctgtcatcgccgcgcgtctggctTCACCTTTCTCGGCGTGCGTTCAGTGCTTCTCACCCCGGCTTTCGCATCGCCGCGTCACGGAACGCcgcacgacgacgcagggcaGACTGTCGCGAGCGTGCtggtcgcggcgcagaagcgctGGACGCAGTTGCGTGGGAGTTCCGGCAGGTTTCAGCTCGCGAACCAGCCGCTGCACTTCGCGCTGGAGCAACGCGACCCCCAGGCGCGATATCTCACGCAGGTAGGCGGGGCCAACGcatcgaggctgcggcgacgtggcagctgccgccgtccTGCGCACCTGCGGCGGTGAAGTCAGAAAAggtggagggcgcgaggcacTCGAGCACACCAGACAGGCTACGGACCCGAATAGACTCTCCGCCGGCAGGGAGTACGTGGAAAAGAGGGTGAAACCGATACAGATCTCGTGTGAGTAAACATGGAAGTGTGCGCAGACTCGCAGGGTGCAGCGAGCTCGCGCTCGATCGACGTGTCAACGCATTTACTTATATGTGTATGCCGCCGCGTAGCTGTGCGGGGTTTGCATTAGCACATCCTgatatatgtaaatatatatacacacatatgtatTATGCAAATGCGTGAACTGACACTGCCAGGGTCCTGTTCATGAGTAAAGGAttccgcgctggcggcgctcgtTCGGTTTTGTGTTTGCCGTCAGGCGCTGCcgttcctctcctcgctgcctccggcAGTCTCTCGTGCTTCCAAGAAAGGCCTCGACGCGCCGACCGAAtacgcgctcgctgcggccaACTCGTCTGCGATGGAATCCACGACTCCTCACAAGgcctccgcgacggccgccagcgccctAAACGTCAAAGTCTCGCGAGACCGGCACACCACAGTCGACTgccgctcgcttcttcttccgtcgcccgcgcaggATGGGGTTGCAGAACAGCACGTGAAGGCGACTCCGCCCACTCCCGCTGATGCGCCCTCTCCTCTATTTCCCCGAATGCCCTCCGGCAATTCTATGCCACCCCCGTTGTCCCTTGGGTCTTCTGAGTCCGCCTCCGCATTCGCGTTCTCAGACTCGCTCGCTcagacgcgcgcccgcgaggcgctgacAAAGGACAGACACGTTGCAAACGACTTGCGACTGGATTGCAATGACAGTAACACATCCGCAGCGCTTTCGGCCGGCTCCGGGCGGTCTCCAcacgcctctctgcgcgtgcgacgACCGAGGCGGGGTGAAGCGGAGACCCTCGGCATGGCTGAGAGTGCCGCATCCCCCTCGTGCCTGATGCCTAATTCGACTTCATTGCCCTGTGGGTCGTTGCCTGAGGCTTCTGTGGATGACGCCTCTCCGGGGCGTTTATACGCTTCTGCTAAGCGTAGAAAAAGGCTCCGCACGCGTGTCGCTGCAGGTGACGAGGCTGGCGAAAGCTTCCAATGGAGTCTAAGCGAGgacggcagcgagggcgcggtGTGCGGCACAGATGCTCGCGAGGGGGGGGCTGGCGACTGGGCAaagggagacgacgaaggcggaaaGAACGGAGTCGCGATGCCGCGGAAAGCAGAGGAGATATGTGAATCAGAGAAGGGAGGTCGACAGCTGAAGCCAGAGAGTAGTTGGGCAGAACAACAACCAGACAGGTGCGCGCGAAATCGACAGGGACAGGTGGGTACGGCGACGAGCAAGAAGAGCGAAAAACCGCTTGAACGCCAAGCGCTGCGCGAACGAATCACAGACCGCCAGGCTCAGATAAAATCCCTCAAGACGAGACTCGACAGACTCAAgggtctctcctctccggcgCAGGACTTCAGAGAGGACGGTGGCACTGCGCtccagcgagggcgacgcagtgAGACGGAGGTCGAACGCAGCGGAGAAAAACGCCCCGAAACTGATGTCGATCTtgacgcagcagccgcaacCCTTCAGTCCGTCAACCCAGACGAGGCGCAAACACCGAAGGGAGAAGCAGTCACGTTGACAGCCGAGCCACGGGTcacagcgacggcggaagccAACAGCTCTGCCGGCGGTGGAAGAGCCCCGAAGGTCGGGGGGGGCTTtgtcggcgccgctgcctcctcctcgccgagTCCTCTTGCCTCCAGTGCGTGTGCGTCactgtcgccgccctccgcgcttGCAATCGTCGCTTCGGATTCGTCTGCAGCGTATCAGATCTCTTCGgtctcttctgcgcttcCCACGGATGGCGCATCGCCCGCGACTCGCGGTGCATcgccttcgttttctccgctgccggcggcaaAAGTCCACTTGCAGAGGGAGCCCGAAGAGGCACCCAGAAGCTGCATGctccgcgaagaaggcgaaatTGCACAGAGCGGAGAACAGACAGGCAGACGCGAATGCTCAGCAgcagggcctcgcgccgcctgggTTGCCTCCGCTGTGctcagagacgaggcgggaGCAATGAAACAAACACACGCGActctgccgcaggcgaggccagATGCGACACCCGCACAGAGCCCTGAGGGACTGCGAAAGGCCCGCATGCCATCCGACCAGACGAAGCGAAACGCAGGCGAGCTCTGCGATGAAACGAGCGACGGACCCCAGGACTCGCTTTCCTCGCAGAAGACTGACAGAGGCAATTTATCCCCTCGGATTTCTCTCGCAGCATCCAGTGCGCGTCTGCTACATGCCGACATGACGCCAGCCTTCGCCGCAcacagcgcgcgcgacgggcgcgacGCACTAGACCCTTCATTCAAGGTTTCGCCGTTGGGTTCTGCGTCTCTTGAGCCGGCCTCTAGCGCCCTGAGCCCACTTTCAGCGGCATGCTCGCTTGTGAGTCAGCCTCCCACTTCGCGTGCTAGCCCTTCTGACTCTCGTCCCCCTGCCttgtcctcttcgccggcggcacCCGCCTCAACCTCCTTGAGgcacgcgccctcgccggcagAGACGTTGCTTCCCAGAACGGCGACGTCGGCAGCTGACCTGTTTGGAGCGcgtgccgcctcgctcgggGAGCAGCCGATGAGCAGGGGCAAACAGCAGCGTGTCATCGTCGCCGGGAACGTGATTGAGATTTTCTGTTCACAGGGGACTGCGAAGTCCCAGAGACaccctcgaggcgcgccgagctCCGAGCTCGCAGCcagctgcgacagcgcgacagcgcgcgacACGGCCGCCAGCCAGGAGAAGCTGAGCCGCGAGAGGGGGGCCGAGGTgcaggggggggagcggcCGTGCCAGGGAGGCACAAACCGCCCAGACGGCGTGCAGGCGCAGATCGGTGCGCCGGAAAGCGGAGACGTATCTTATGCCAGCGGGGAAAGCGAACGCATCCAGGAGAGTGATTGGCAACGAAGGCATCGAGTAGAGCTGCAAGAAGCCGGAGCTTTCGCGCATGGTGGAGGCGCTGTAGAGGAGATCGTTCTCGGGAGAGTAAACGCGGCTCGGAGCAACGAGGAGAGTTGCGCTGATCCCGCCTCGAGACACCAACTCGCGCAGCCTTCCGAGCCGGGGGcagagctgccgcagagTCACGAAGAGGCCGACAAAATGCATGCTGCGCATGAAACGAATAGCGAATCAATCGCGCTTCGCGTCACCGC
This DNA window, taken from Besnoitia besnoiti strain Bb-Ger1 chromosome III, whole genome shotgun sequence, encodes the following:
- a CDS encoding hypothetical protein (encoded by transcript BESB_044380); this translates as MDRVTKEGTPRPPTTAAPSSKMRLQKQLMPLKDSRPTATNCETHSGQLLLPSSASSFSPSSCCASLPSASSPSLSASSSPLWVGPKEGSSSTPPSVPVGSSFNASLPASSRSPSSLFRDTDERRQRRNEFPTNRKEIEAARNMQARRIDPYSCEVNRIEREAWRASSAAAEAASVVLTAARCLRRASTRQRGERLDCEVSPAEGVSAAKPPQNATSRISVEANLFASPGGVAPPEAFSVPLKKKSSVTDSDDGASPAEFPSSPPFEPESSRPPTSSSSPLSSPLSSSSPYYLKAPVYIRPSPPEASSLDPSPSAMPSDFPRAGCSVASSLSPSSESHAALTASASWASPPQSPGLASSALKTASVSASQATNSTHILRRGGAALTSPHAPPDLPLQSRGPRGNQMCEDDASNASPPCRHRIAFASSASASSAESDLPAPARTHANRCSCTVKLSAAPSMFSATASTCASLSVSSASLSHAPRKPNERASRGPNSRALPVGHTKERRNSKRGGSRNHVETKRCEEASEPSHERRRALEGENEERKSAACNPSSAGMSQGCPSTTAAKRKEIESFYLEANLAEEPANYDCRARGEPRRPTSSQDCQPLSLQRRALPATQNRERVETPAGADRKARRMADAAQATGGNVKPRRTSRERTAEELYGFMYVIYVERLKTKMNHAAEEGKAKSRNHSHGDTEKASPDARRSSRFSERRDRKASCRRESEKGRMQTLQLVATTKSLGLEVAVASCALETVPGRLSSRVPADEPRAKPASVETRFASFLVVPGRGSEPADVGGNLKRASARPLRPADVTLCLEILDAQRIPLIRGVLRLPGSGASEHFFKHRVLLTPAFASPRHGTPHDDAGQTVASVLVAAQKRWTQLRGSSGRFQLANQPLHFALEQRDPQARYLTQALPFLSSLPPAVSRASKKGLDAPTEYALAAANSSAMESTTPHKASATAASALNVKVSRDRHTTVDCRSLLLPSPAQDGVAEQHVKATPPTPADAPSPLFPRMPSGNSMPPPLSLGSSESASAFAFSDSLAQTRAREALTKDRHVANDLRLDCNDSNTSAALSAGSGRSPHASLRVRRPRRGEAETLGMAESAASPSCLMPNSTSLPCDEAGESFQWSLSEDGSEGAVCGTDAREGGAGDWAKGDDEGGKNGVAMPRKAEEICESEKGGRQLKPESSWAEQQPDRCARNRQGQVGTATSKKSEKPLERQALRERITDRQAQIKSLKTRLDRLKGLSSPAQDFREDGGTALQRGRRSETEVERSGEKRPETDVDLDAAAATLQSVNPDEAQTPKGEAVTLTAEPRVTATAEANSSAGGGRAPKVGGGFVGAAASSSPSPLASSACASLSPPSALAIVASDSSAAYQISSVSSALPTDGASPATRGASPSFSPLPAAKVHLQREPEEAPRSCMLREEGEIAQSGEQTGRRECSAAGPRAAWVASAVLRDEAGAMKQTHATLPQARPDATPAQSPEGLRKARMPSDQTKRNAGELCDETSDGPQDSLSSQKTDRGNLSPRISLAASSARLLHADMTPAFAAHSARDGRDALDPSFKVSPLGSASLEPASSALSPLSAACSLVSQPPTSRASPSDSRPPALSSSPAAPASTSLRHAPSPAETLLPRTATSAADLFGARAASLGEQPMSRGKQQRVIVAGNVIEIFCSQGTAKSQRHPRGAPSSELAASCDSATARDTAASQEKLSRERGAEVQGGERPCQGGTNRPDGVQAQIGAPESGDVSYASGESERIQESDWQRRHRVELQEAGAFAHGGGAVEEIVLGRVNAARSNEESCADPASRHQLAQPSEPGAELPQSHEEADKMHAAHETNSESIALRVTAVSHLACVSRATARTCGALRGALSLDNAQECDEALSSPRAGRAGIQAAETKRVKDEDRRDRRQEGRREEGREEEGQEEEGREEAGGEEEGDEASIGRDSHARNQRSSHGVEAHDFSREAAVREGTSKAGDEASTSLAAQSKGQPAFHQVASADDYAAQTLEVRDGARPVHGDSRVPEEPRLSQIPSQPRERGNESGRRGGAARAAAFFESRLSQCLASRAFAEARRNLRVSVPSLSLYAETGAAHKSFCLPASHTREMLLARQWFDSPHNVYGSS